The region TGGAACACAATTGGTCAAGGAAACATTAAGTGAATACTTAGAGATACCAGTAGATTACCATGTACATATCGGCTTTCAAGGCTTCGTCGATGTCGTGGATGCTGTTGGTGGGGTCGAAGTGGATGTATCCCGTAGCATGAAGTATCACGATCCAGAAGATGGAACGCAGATTGACATTCCAAGGGGTGTGCAGGTGCTTAATGGTTATCACGCGTTAGGTTATATCCGTCATCGCCTGGATGATCGTGGAGAAGCATACTACTCTAGTGATTTTGAACGTAACGAACGCCAGCATGAAGTGATCCGCGAGATAACAGACCGTTTAACCACCGTTGAGGGTCTATCTAAGATGGATCAAGTGTTGGATGCTGTTGTACAAAATGTATCTACAAATTTCACGCCTGATGAGATGAAAGAGCTCATATGGGACTTAAAGTCTCTGTCACCTTCAGATTTAGAATCGATAGAAAATGACGCTTATTGGGATTCATCACAAGGATATACCATAATACCTGACGAACGTATAGAAGAGATAAAAAAACAATTCCAAGATAAATTTGAATAAAAGGAGTGAGTGTCATGGCACAGACAGTTGAAACACAACTTACGGAGGAATTACATGCTTTATTACAAAAAGAGCGCTTTGTCACTTTAGCGACCGTGGACAAAGAAACTGGTGCACCTAATGTCAGCGCAATCTCTTGGGTTTATGCTCCTGATCGTCAAGTCGTGCGCTTTGCGGTAGACAATCGTTCCCGTATCATCGAAAATATCGCAAAGAATAGTAGTGTCGTTCTTAATGTCATTGGTGCAGGCTCTTGCTACGCTATAGCGGGCAAAGCGAATGTAGCCGTTGAGAAATTGGATGATGTGCCATTAAAGTTAGCAAGAGTAGACATTGATGTGACCGAAGTGCGTGATGTCATGTTTTACGGTTCAAAAATTTCCGTTGAACCAGAATATGAGAAAACGTATGATGAAGAAGCAGCCGCTAAACTGGATCGACAGGTGCTTGAAGCTCTTAAGGCTTAAGTGAAAGTGGCCCTGCGAAATTGATGTTATTTAGGAGTAGTAGGGATTTTATAAAGGGAAAATGCATATTGAAATGCACCTTGAAAACTAAAGGATGAGTAAAAAAACACCGTGAATGGCGCTCACGGTGTTTTATTGTTATCTGTTGTTATTTTGATTTTCTTTTTGTTTTTGGTTTCCTTGTGCTGGTGTTTGTTTTTGACCTCCATCAGGCTTTTCAACCTGTCTAGGTAGCTGCGGCATGAGACGTCCGACGATCCCTGCTAATTCATCCATCACACCTGCTAAAGGTCTCCCGTTACGGATTTCCTCACCCATTTCTTGCAATCTGTAATAAGTATCCACATCAGCGGTGACAACAGCGTAAGCGCCTCGTGGATCGGCCTTAAGAGCCTCAGCCACCGAGTATTTAATCGACCCGACTTTAGAACGGTCAAGTTCCGCATCTACATCAATACCCACTACCGCGTAGCGTCCAACGACAACAGCTGTGGCGTCATTAACTTGATCCACCTGTGTGGCTAAGTCAGCGAGGCGATCAGCAATTTCTTGGGCACGAGCCGATTGGTTAGGGGATTGCGGCGCACGCATATTGTTATTATCCTGTTGTCCCTGTTGTTGCCCCTTCGCTTGATTTTGTTGTTGTTGTCCATTTTGCTGTCCTTGCTGATTGCGGTCAGCGTTCCCCATGTTGTTCGTTTGCCCATCTTGTCCTCCCATAGGTGCTCTTCTAGAGCCGTGGGGAAGGGCTTGATCATAAGAATATATGCCTTCTAAGTCCCGATCTCGGGATCTCATTTGCCCAGACTGTCTCCCGTCATACGTCTCACTCTCAAACTGAGGGTTTTGATCATAAGATGTAGGAGGGTGGTTTTGATAAGGCTGTGTTTGAGATTGTGGATTACAAGCGGTTAGCACTGCTATGCCAAGTAAAACCATCAGCAGACGGAAACGGGTTTTCTTCATCGGTAATCCATCCTTTCTATGTTGTACAAACTTTTGAAGATTACCTATAGTTTATCCGTCTAACTTAAATCCATAAGTCATACAATGAAAAATAACAAGAACCGCATCTTATAAATTATTCCAGTAAGGCATCAATTTTCTTCAACCAAAGGGAGGCGGAAATTTGAAAAAGATCTACGTATTGGACACGAATGTGCTCTTGCAGGACCCTCGGTCAGTTTTGTCATTTGAGGAAAACGAAGTTGTCATTCCAGCAGTTGTACTAGAAGAAGTCGATTCCAAAAAAAGATACACTGATGAAATTGGGCGAAATGCAAGGTATATGTCCCGTTTGCTTGATAAATATAGGCAAAAGGGTAAACTACATGAAGGAGTAGATCTTGAAAACGGAGGAACACTCCGTGTGGAATTAAATCATCGTTCATTTCAAAGGCTACGTGATACCCTCATAGAGAAAACCAATGATAATCGTATCATTGCTGTCGCATTAAACTTGAAAGAAGAACAGGATGTCAAACCGCAAGGGGGCAGGCCTGTAACGCTTGTTAGTAAGGACGCATTAGTACGGGTGAAGGCAGAAGTATTCGGTTTGCACGCCGAGGATTTTTTATCTGATCAGGTGGTGCAATACTCAAAGATTTATCCGGGTAGTCAGGAATTGAAGACAAAAAGAGAGGTCATTAATCAGTTATACTCTGATCAAAAAATAGAAATAAAGCACGTGGCGCAGCATGAGCGCTTGAATCCCCATCAATTTATTATATTTAAAGATGAAATGGGCTCCTCTGCTTCAGCGATTGGGAGAGTGAGTGCAGATCAACAATCTGTTACACTGCTACACCAAGAAGAGCACGTCTGGGGAGTTAAACCGCGAAATGCCCAACAAAAAATGGCCCTAGAATTGTTACTCAATGATGACATCCCTTTAGTGACAATGACTGGTAAAGCAGGTACAGGTAAGACGCTGTTATCCTTAGCGGCTGGATTATATAAGATCGAAGATGAACATCGTTACCAGAAGTTGTTAGTCGCCAGGCCCGTTGTTCCTATGGGCAAAGATATTGGCTTTTTACCTGGGGAAAAAGAAGAAAAATTAAGGCCCTGGATGCAACCCATATACGATAACTTAGAGTTTCTATTTCACGCCAAAAAACCGGGTGAACTTGACCGTATTTTAGCAGGAATGAATCGAACTATTCAGGTCGAAGCGCTGACTTATATAAGAGGCCGTAGCATTCCCGAACAATTTATCATCATTGATGAAGCACAGAATCTGACTAAGCATGAAGTAAAAACGATTATTACAAGAGTAGGTGAAGGGAGTAAGATTGTACTCATGGGCGACCCGGAGCAGATAGATCACCCCTATTTAGATGAGTCTAACAACGGTTTAACCTACGTGGTCGAAAAATTTAAAAGCTATGCCGTCAGTGGTCATATAAAGTTAGAAAAAGGTGAACGCTCTTCCCTCGCTAAACTTGCTGCACAAATTTTATAACGGTAAAATACAGACAAAGACAATAACAGAGGTGGTAATAAGATGAACCTATGGATGGAACCTTTAGGGCCTTTACAAACAAACGGTTATGTACTCTCTAATGATCAAAAACAAGGAATCATTATTGACCCTGGGATGAACCCTGAAGCGATGGTAGAGCACGTTCAAGATTTGGATATCAAAGCCATTCTCCTTACGCACGCCCATTTTGATCATATTGCGGGTTTAGAACACGTTCGCCAGCAAACTGGCGCGCCAGTGTATATTCATAATCTTGAACAGAAATGGTTAACAGATCCTGACCTGAATGGGTCCAGTCGGTGGAGTATGGTCACTGAGCCCGTTATCTGCCAGCCAAGAGACCAAGGTCTAGAGGATGGGCAAGCATTGACGATCGCAGGTATCGATATGAAGGTGATGCACACACCTGGACATTCTCCTGGTAGTGTCTCCTTCTACATAGAACAAGAAAATCTCGTCATTGCAGGAGATACGCTATTCTCTGGTTCTATCGGCAGAACGGACTTGCCTGGTGGGGACCATGTCAAACTTTTAAATAGTATTAGAGCGTATATCTTAACGTTACCTGAAGAAACGATCGTCTACCCGGGGCATGGTCCACAGACGACGGTGGGACAAGAAAAAGCAATGAATCCATTCTTGAATGAGCGTTAGGCGATGGCTTTACTGAACCATATCGTCAGTAAAATAAAACAGCGGCCATCTCAATCCATCTCCTTTTATGAGTACATGCAAGACTGCTTGTACCATCCCGTATACGGTTACTACATGCGTGAGGAACGAAAGATTGGTAAACAAGGCGATTTCTATACTTCAAGCGATGTTCATCCAGTGTATGCACGCGTCTTAGCCGATATTTTTGTACAAGTGGTGCAACAATCTCGTCAGCCTGTATCCTTTGTAGAAATGGGAGCGGGCAAGGGCACGTTCGCTAAACAGATGTTAGATGCCTTACAAGCTGAGTATCCATCCGTATATGAACACACACAGTATGTGATTATTGAAGTAAGCGGATACCATCGACGTGTCCAGGGTGAGTTACTTAACGGACATGATAACAGGGTGGTGTGGACCACGCTCGCCGACCTCAGCGACCTGACCCAGGACAGACAGGTTTTCTTTTACAGTAATGAACTCGTTGATGCCTTTCCCGTTCATGTGCTTGAACAACGTCCTGATGACAGAAGATATGAACGCTTCGTTGGCTGGGATGAAGGTCAACAACGATTGACGGAAAAATGGCTACCGTTAGAAAGGGATGATATACATCACTATCTTGATAAGCATGGCTTCAAATTATCAGAGGGACAAAAAATTGAAGTGTGTCCCGATATGTGCCAATGGCTAGCTGAAGTAACAGAGGCTGTGGAAGAAGGCATGTGGATAACGGTGGATTACGGTTATTTAACAGAAGAGTATCAGCACCCAGCAAGAAAAGACGGTACCTTATTGTGCTACGATCGTCATCAGACGGACGATCGACCTTTGGAAAGACCGGGAGAGAAGGATATAACCGCTCATGTTCACTTCGAAGTATTAAGGGATGAGGCGATAGAGCGGGGCTGGACTGAGTTAGCGTATCTCCCTCAGCATCAGTTCTTATTGCAAGCGGGAATCCTAGACCAGTACACAGAACAAGCGGGTGGGGACCCTTTTCAGAATGCGACTTTACGCAAGAATCGAGCCATCAGACAATTTGTGTCTCCAGAAGGCTTAGGGGCGACCTTCAAAGTGCTCATATTAGCAAAGGGTGCACCTGCTCAGCAAAGTTTTTCGTTTCTCAATGCGTTTAAATTTAGGCTATAGTACGACGCTATTAACAAGATGACAAATACGTAACAAAAAAAGACACGGGTGTTTCATTCCCGTGTCTTTTCTCCTGTTTTTCACTGTTTTTTCATGGTAAGCGTAATACTTAAGACGATAAGTCACCCATTCGTCCCATGGATCATGCTCTCTCCGTCACATCATAAACGTTGTGTAATATGTAAATCCAACAAAGAATAAGACGAGGTAACCAGCGAAAATATAGATATAACCTCTCTCAGAGAAATTCATATAGCTAAGGGCTAAGAATATAACGGTTTGAGCAAAAAATAATAAGGCCATTCCTTCCATATGTCCCACGAGTGCTAATATAGCGGTTACGGCCGTCCAAAATGCAAAGACGCGATACATACGTGGCATGTTGTTTTTCCTCCTTTACATCTCTCACCAGCATAGATATTCCTATTATAGATGAGTTTTTGGAGCTTGTAAACGTATATTCACAGAAGAAATAATGTCATATTTCTGAACAATCGTTGAAGCACGAAAGCACACAGGCATCCCAGTTATGAAGAACATAAGGCTGGGTATATGCTTGCTGTGTGGGTGTGTTGTGTGTGTTATCTTTAAACCGGAGGGACTTGAATGTTTTTATGTATGTTTATAGCTGTGACCACACCGGATGTGATTCCACTATTCCTTTCCAAAAAAGAAATGGCTGGGAAGACAGGATTCGAACCTGCGCATCACGGAGTCAAAGTCCGTTGCCTTACCACTTGGCTACTTCCCATCGACATTTTTTAGTATGGACGCTAACGCGGAATATATACACAAAAAACAAAGATTAATTCAAGCCCCACAGGATAAATCATGATGAGGGTGGCAAAAATATAAATAAGTAGCTAGGAAAGGATGTGTCTCTGTATGTCTTTTCAAGACCTGGTCAAATTTATGACCCAGGAGTTCGTTCAATACATGGATACACCAAGAGACGAGCGACTGAGGCAGAAGTCAAAAAACAAACAAAAAAACTGGAGTCAACAGTGGTTTGGGGTTATCCCAACCGCTATCAGTATGTTATTTAAACGTCATTAACTTTAAGGGTGATGGAGACTTAGCGTATCGCCCTCATGGTCAAAATCATGCCTTGACCTTATTTAGTATCAGTCTCAATGGACGTAAGATACTGTAACCCTAAGTAGCGAATACCTGCATCCTCTAAACCAACGAATAACGTCATAGGCTGTTCCGTTCTCTCTTTTAAGTGAGTGGGACCCTGGTCCAGATGGGGCGTCCCTTTTTCCCAAACATGAAAGCCAACGACATCATATATCGCTCTAACTTGAGGTAGGATATAAGTGTCTAAATAAGTCACCGTATTAATCGTTGCATCAAATATAGCGGCATCGGTGACCGTATGGTGTATGTCATGCTGTGATAAGTCCTCTTTGTCAACTTCATCCATTGGGGAGCCGTTTATATCGCTTACGGAACCCGATATTTTAGCCATACTAGTCCCTTGGTCTTTGTCCACACGGTGTACCTTCTGTAAAAGGTCAACCTTAGCGCCCTTTGGTTTATCCACAACGATATCCGTTTCAATATGTTCATAAGCCTCATGCGTGAAGAAATCATGTAGGACGTTATCTACCTCATATCCCCAAAACAGCCCAGCATAAAGGATAGGCCCTGAAGATTCGTAAGGCTCTTCTAACCAACCTTGGAGTGACTGTTGGTATTGTTGACCGTATTCCATTAAGACAAATTCATGATGATCGTCATCTGCTTGTCCGACGATCAGATAACCAACTTCCTGACCTTTATTCACCAACAGTACGACCCATTGGCGACTCCCTGGCCCCATTGGGTACGAATCCCAATTTGCCTGCTTCCAGCTCGTAAACTGCTCATCTTGATGGGCGATCTGATCAATCCACTCCTTAACTTGTTGTTCAAATCTATCCTCCCAAGGTCCTTGAACTGTATGAGTGTCTTGAATGAATGGCGCTGTTTCTTCAGTGGTGACTGGCTCCTCTATCCCTACTTGATCTTCTTCGTCAACGGTCTGTGATACAACAGCGTGGGGGACGAAGATGATACCTAGAATGAGAATGCCTATAAAAAAACTGATGGCAAAGCGTGGTTGGCTCATCATGAGTTCCGTCACTCCTTCTCATTTCAATCTTTCATACGTTAAAAACAATGCGCTAAAAAACAAAAAACTCCTGTCACGCATCATAGCTGTATCACAGCTGAATAGGGTAGGACAGGGGGCGCATGACAGGAGGGGGAGAAAAACAAAGTACTGGCAAGAACACATGGCTGTTGTCTGTTTAACTTACCAGTGTATGCTCATTGTATCGCGTTTATGTTCAATTTCTTGTAACTCCATGTCGGGTGAGATTACACTATTTAGCACTAGTTTTCTCGAAACATCGTTATTGGGTGGGTTTGGAGGTAGATGTAGCCGACATTTATCGGGTTCACTTCTATCCGTGGACGGTAATATTCTACCTCCTCTAATCTCGTATCTAGAGTCGCGCGTGTCTCTTCACTAGCATTTTCAAAGAAAGAAGTAATCAGCCCACGCTCTTCATCAAGACGCTTATTCGCTTCTTCGGCCCATGTCGTATCCTGGCTCTCTAAAAAGTCGTTAATATGGTCTTCAATGCGTTGAATAGCAGAGTTTAAGGAGAAGATGGGCCGTAGCGTGAAATGATAATCAGGAATCTTTGGAGATAACGCGTAATGTTCTATTGCTTTGTCAAACTGAGTCATCATTTCTCCGTTAAATAAATTAAAACCTAAGGGATAATAAATATCTTTTTTTTGGTCGCTGATAAAGGAAATGCGATAATTGATGAACAACCAGGGAATCAGCCCTTGTGTACGCCTCGATTGATCAACAACTTCGTACAAGCGAATGAAGCTACCGTTCTTCTTCGCTGATTGAAAGATTTGGTGTAGACGCCAGCAACCGAACTTAATCAGTTCACCGCGCACGTGATCGGGTACATTTTCATCGTCTAGTACGAAGGTCAGTTGCTGTGGTTGAGGTTCGGCGCCCGTTTTCTCTACAAACATCCAATAATAAGGACGGTTGGTAATTTCTTTGTCTACATCCACCGTAAGCTGTGCCCGGATATAAGTCGGGTCCTGTTCTAGAATCGTACATCCTGTTTCACGGAAAAAGCGCTCGATATAAGTGTACATCTCTGATTGATTCATGGTAACGATAACTCCCCTCGATCCCCTTGATCCGTTTTGCTTTGTTTGACATCCTCTTGAATGCTCTGGATATACTGTGTAAAGTTTTCTAGCTTAATTTCAACCTCTTTGTTTGAATCAGACTCTAAAAAGATATCCGTTAGGCTATCTTCGATGGAGTGCTTGAGCTTCATCTTGTCGATAATTTCGTCCAGCTCTCCAATGACCATCTCAAAGAGATTAATTTTCTCATAAAGAAGAAATAGTATATATTCTTCAATCGTCCCTTTGGTGGACAGGTTGTATATATGCACGTCTCGATTTTGGCCTAAGCGGTGTATTCTACCGATACGTTGCTCCACGCGCATGGGGTTCCAGGGCATGTCATAATTGATAATGTGGTTGCAGAACTGCAAGTTAATGCCCTCTCCACCAGCCTCAGTGGCGATCAGGACTTGAGCTCTTTGCTGGAATAATTCTGTCATCCAATCTTTTTTATTACGTTTGAATCCCCCTCTGAATGGGACAGACGTAATGCCATTTTCATATAGGACTCT is a window of Caldalkalibacillus salinus DNA encoding:
- a CDS encoding LCP family protein codes for the protein MSNFNEVSRSKSHDLKKRRRKKSIIGMMIWMTVFFMLGTITVFGYTYWKVDQAFHKVSKQDKVSAATQDDTPPSASEDDKKDGKLQEEEDQIKPLAVAIIGTDRRTGSGGTLNTDVLMVALIDRETPSVSILSIPRDTKVQIPGHSGYIKANAVFARGEAEGNRQKFAGEEPTTSGTQLVKETLSEYLEIPVDYHVHIGFQGFVDVVDAVGGVEVDVSRSMKYHDPEDGTQIDIPRGVQVLNGYHALGYIRHRLDDRGEAYYSSDFERNERQHEVIREITDRLTTVEGLSKMDQVLDAVVQNVSTNFTPDEMKELIWDLKSLSPSDLESIENDAYWDSSQGYTIIPDERIEEIKKQFQDKFE
- a CDS encoding pyridoxamine 5'-phosphate oxidase family protein gives rise to the protein MAQTVETQLTEELHALLQKERFVTLATVDKETGAPNVSAISWVYAPDRQVVRFAVDNRSRIIENIAKNSSVVLNVIGAGSCYAIAGKANVAVEKLDDVPLKLARVDIDVTEVRDVMFYGSKISVEPEYEKTYDEEAAAKLDRQVLEALKA
- a CDS encoding YhcN/YlaJ family sporulation lipoprotein translates to MKKTRFRLLMVLLGIAVLTACNPQSQTQPYQNHPPTSYDQNPQFESETYDGRQSGQMRSRDRDLEGIYSYDQALPHGSRRAPMGGQDGQTNNMGNADRNQQGQQNGQQQQNQAKGQQQGQQDNNNMRAPQSPNQSARAQEIADRLADLATQVDQVNDATAVVVGRYAVVGIDVDAELDRSKVGSIKYSVAEALKADPRGAYAVVTADVDTYYRLQEMGEEIRNGRPLAGVMDELAGIVGRLMPQLPRQVEKPDGGQKQTPAQGNQKQKENQNNNR
- a CDS encoding PhoH family protein; translation: MKKIYVLDTNVLLQDPRSVLSFEENEVVIPAVVLEEVDSKKRYTDEIGRNARYMSRLLDKYRQKGKLHEGVDLENGGTLRVELNHRSFQRLRDTLIEKTNDNRIIAVALNLKEEQDVKPQGGRPVTLVSKDALVRVKAEVFGLHAEDFLSDQVVQYSKIYPGSQELKTKREVINQLYSDQKIEIKHVAQHERLNPHQFIIFKDEMGSSASAIGRVSADQQSVTLLHQEEHVWGVKPRNAQQKMALELLLNDDIPLVTMTGKAGTGKTLLSLAAGLYKIEDEHRYQKLLVARPVVPMGKDIGFLPGEKEEKLRPWMQPIYDNLEFLFHAKKPGELDRILAGMNRTIQVEALTYIRGRSIPEQFIIIDEAQNLTKHEVKTIITRVGEGSKIVLMGDPEQIDHPYLDESNNGLTYVVEKFKSYAVSGHIKLEKGERSSLAKLAAQIL
- a CDS encoding MBL fold metallo-hydrolase, coding for MNLWMEPLGPLQTNGYVLSNDQKQGIIIDPGMNPEAMVEHVQDLDIKAILLTHAHFDHIAGLEHVRQQTGAPVYIHNLEQKWLTDPDLNGSSRWSMVTEPVICQPRDQGLEDGQALTIAGIDMKVMHTPGHSPGSVSFYIEQENLVIAGDTLFSGSIGRTDLPGGDHVKLLNSIRAYILTLPEETIVYPGHGPQTTVGQEKAMNPFLNER
- a CDS encoding class I SAM-dependent methyltransferase — encoded protein: MALLNHIVSKIKQRPSQSISFYEYMQDCLYHPVYGYYMREERKIGKQGDFYTSSDVHPVYARVLADIFVQVVQQSRQPVSFVEMGAGKGTFAKQMLDALQAEYPSVYEHTQYVIIEVSGYHRRVQGELLNGHDNRVVWTTLADLSDLTQDRQVFFYSNELVDAFPVHVLEQRPDDRRYERFVGWDEGQQRLTEKWLPLERDDIHHYLDKHGFKLSEGQKIEVCPDMCQWLAEVTEAVEEGMWITVDYGYLTEEYQHPARKDGTLLCYDRHQTDDRPLERPGEKDITAHVHFEVLRDEAIERGWTELAYLPQHQFLLQAGILDQYTEQAGGDPFQNATLRKNRAIRQFVSPEGLGATFKVLILAKGAPAQQSFSFLNAFKFRL
- a CDS encoding DUF2626 family protein, which translates into the protein MPRMYRVFAFWTAVTAILALVGHMEGMALLFFAQTVIFLALSYMNFSERGYIYIFAGYLVLFFVGFTYYTTFMM
- a CDS encoding YqzE family protein — encoded protein: MSFQDLVKFMTQEFVQYMDTPRDERLRQKSKNKQKNWSQQWFGVIPTAISMLFKRH
- a CDS encoding YqhG family protein, giving the protein MNQSEMYTYIERFFRETGCTILEQDPTYIRAQLTVDVDKEITNRPYYWMFVEKTGAEPQPQQLTFVLDDENVPDHVRGELIKFGCWRLHQIFQSAKKNGSFIRLYEVVDQSRRTQGLIPWLFINYRISFISDQKKDIYYPLGFNLFNGEMMTQFDKAIEHYALSPKIPDYHFTLRPIFSLNSAIQRIEDHINDFLESQDTTWAEEANKRLDEERGLITSFFENASEETRATLDTRLEEVEYYRPRIEVNPINVGYIYLQTHPITMFREN